Sequence from the Paenibacillus riograndensis SBR5 genome:
ATTTATGCTTTTTCCGTACATGGTATTGCAGGGATGTGGGGTGCGGTTTCCACCGGTTTGTTCGCAACACCTGATCTGATTACTAAAGGCGCACTTGTTGGGAAAGCGGGCTTGTTCTACGGCGGAGGATTCCACCAATTGGGTGTTCAGATTCTCGGGGTTGCAGGTACCTTCGTATTCGTTGCTGTAATGTCCTTCATCATCCTCTATGTCATGAAGCTGGTTATCGGTCTCCGGGTTACAGAGGAAGAAGAATTGATGGGTCTGGACATCAGTGAACATGGGACTTACGGCTATCCGGAACAAATGAAGCTGATTGCAGAATCGGAATCCAAGACCCTAAAACACTAATAACTTCACTTGTTGGGAGGCGGACCGAGTGGCTTCGATGGAGACGGCAGAGTGGAATGAAGATAAAAGATATTTGTCCATCGCAGCGGCCGGTTCGCCGCAGGAGCTTAAGGCAAGGCGTATCGCTTGTCAAACAGTACTGCTGGAGCAGTTAAACGTTATTCCGGTTGAGGAATGGCTGTCCCGGGTTAATGCCATGCATGACCGGATTGCCGGGGCGGCGGTCAGCATATGTGAGGCGCAGATGAAAGAGGCGGGCTACGGCCCGCCTCCCTGCGCCTATTCCTTTATTGTGTTCGGCAGTGCCGGCAGACAGGAAGCCACCCTATGGAGTGATCAGGATAACGGTCTAATTGTTGAAGGGGAACCGGATGGTATTAAAAAAGTTTATTTTGAAGCCTTTGGTGTGATGCTGTCCAATGTGCTTGAAGAAGCAGGTTATGAGAAATGCGACGGCAAAGTGATGTGCTCTGAACCCTTATGGCGCAAAACGCTGCCCGAATGGAAGCGGCAGCTCGCAGGCTGGATGAGCCAGCTGGAATGGGAACCGATCCGCTATCTCATTATTGCCTCCGATATGCGCCATGTTGCAGGAAATACAGCGTTGTCCACGGAGTGGAGGGAAGCCTTGCATGCGGGCTTCGTAAATAATGAGAAACTGTCTACAGCGGTGCTCCGCAATACGGTCCGCCACAAAGCCACGCTTAATCTGCTCGGCCAGGTGCTTACGGAGCGTTTTGGCGATTATGCGGGAGGCTTTGACGTTAAATACGGTGTCTATATTCCTTTGGTTAATATCGTCAGACATTTGGCGCTGCTTCACGGTGTACGGGACAGCTCAACGCTGAAGAGGCTGGAGCAGCTGGCTAAGCTCGGAAAGTATGAGCATCTGGATGATATCAGGCGTGCTTTTTTAACGGCGCAGCGTATGCGTGTGAATACACCCTATGCCGTTCAGGACGGCTTATTGTCCAGCAGTGACTATATTGCTGAGAGCGACCTGAAGAACAAGCAGCTTTTATCGGAGCTGCGGGATAGTCTGCTGCTTGTCAGGCGTTTGCACAAAGCCCTGCAGCGTCAGCTCCGGTCAGCAGAAAGGAGGCAGTCATGAAGGAGCCGAACAAAGGCGGGGGGTTCTGGAACAATCTGAGGCAGGGCGGAATGCCGTCCGCCATCGCGTCCATCAGGGGCGGGGAAACGGCACAGCAAACGGCGCAGCAGATGGCCTTTATCCGGTCGCTGATGCGCGAGAAGCGGCGCCCTGAAGTACTGCATACTCCGCTCTCGGAGCTGGAGACGGTTATCTTTGATTTGGAAACGACGGGCTTTTCCCATCAGCACGGCGATGAGATTCTGTCTTTTGGCGCTGTCAAGGTCGTCGGTGAGGAAATTAAGGAAGAGGAATGCTTTTATACCCTGGTGAACTGTCAAACCTCAATTCCGGAGGACATTACGAAACTAACGGGAATATCAGAAGAAATGACGTCGGCGGCCCCTTCGCTGATCGACGGCCTGCATAATTTCATGTCATTTGTGGGGCAACAGGTGCTGGTGGCGCATGGAAGCAATCATGATAAATCCTTTCTGAATGCCGCCCTGTGGAAGACCTCCAAGGTTCAGCTCACCCACCGGGTGCTCGATACCATGATGCTGGCCCGCTGGCTGGAGCCGCACCGGAGCAATTACACACTCGATGAGCTGCTGGCCGTACATGGAATCCCGATTCAAGGCCGGCACAATGCGCTGGAGGATGCCAGGATGACGGCACAGTTATGGGTTCATTATCTGCGGGAGATTTCCAAGAAAAAGCAGGTGGATACCCTGGGTGACCTGTACGCTTATCTCAGCAGAGCGTAAGGGTTGATTGCAGTAGTGTGCAACTTGGCTTGCCATTGGCGTCAAGGTGGCGGCCGATCAGGAAACCGTTCAATCGGGGGGCGCTGCTGCTGAGCCCTGGAGATCCGATCAGATAGACCTGGAATTCGGCGCCGAGCGAAGACAAGCCCCGGATATCCGCGCTGGAAGGCCAAGGGGCTGTATGCGGATGGGAATGGAATATCCCAACTGGCGCAGGCTTTAGATAAAGAGCGGCAACCCATTCCTGCGGGTCAGGGACAAAAGCGTGCAGCGGGTCAGGCGCTACGTTGCGCATCGGCAGATACCTGTCGATGCGCATGCCGCCCGCTGCGGCAGCGCCCAGCAGGACTCCGCATGCTTCATGCGGATAACAGGTCAGCATGTGCTTCCCCAGCGCCTGCTGCACGGAGGCATTCAGCTTAATCGGCTGGAGGTTTCCCTGGAATGCTGTCACTTGTTCACCCCTCTCTCTTCATAGGGTTTCGTCCTTTGGCGAAATCCTCTTTTTTGTATTGGTTTGAAACTGCCGCAATTGGGGGTACAATAGGAGAAAAACATCCCACTTGCAAAGGACAAACCACTATGAAAGCTGTGAATAAACGAAATATAACGGTTATAGCGGTCATTGTTTTCCTGGCTTTTCTGGCTATAGAGCGTACAACCCAGTCAGAGCCGGAAGCGGTCCCAGCCATGGAGCAGCAGGGAAGCTCCAAACCTGCAAGCGGAGCGGGTAAGGGCCAGCCGGCACCCGCGTTCACTTTGCAGGGAGTAAATGGAGAGAACTACTCCGTTGAAGGGGCCAGAGAAAAAGCGGTGCTGGTGAATTTCTGGGCTTCCTGGTGTGAGCCTTGCCAGCAGGAGGCGCCTGCGCTGAATGCGCTGGCTTTGAAGTACAAAGATGTGCTCGACGTTTATGGGATCAACGTAACAAGCCAGGATTACAAGCCTAACGCGGAACGGTTTGTCAAGAAGTATATGCTGGCGTTTCCTGTTATGTATGATCTTAAAGGTGAGATTTTTGACAAATATAAAGGTGCTGTATTCCCCACCAATGTCCTTGTGGACAAAAACGGCGTGATCGCCGAGGTGATTCTCGGGCTCCTGTCCCCGGAAGAGCTTGAAAAGAAGATCATTACCCTGACCGGTTCCTGATCAACAGGGATACGGAAAGGTTAGCAAAGCCCCTCAGCACCCTCGGGAACGTCCCGGGTGCGAGGGGCTTTGTTTTGAAATATAGACTGTTTCCTCTGAATTAGTGATTTACGAGTCCTCTGGGCCCGCTGCTTATTTCTGTGCCATTTTCCAGCGAAATCTGACCGAGAAGGGCATAGCGCATACTGTCCACCAGTGCCTCCCAGCTTGCTTCAATCACATTGCTGGATACCCCGACAGTGTTCCAGGTGTCGCTGTAGTCCTTGGATTCGATCAATACCCGGACCTTCGCGGCGGTCTGGTCCTTCTCGTCAAGCACCCGCACCTTGTAGTCGGAGAGATGCATGTCTTTCAGTTGCGGGAAGTAAGTCAGCAGCGCCTTGCGCAGCGCATTATCCAGCGCATTGACCGGACCGTTGCCTTCGGCAGCGGTATAGAGATTATCTCCGCCGACTTTCAGTTTGACAAAGGCTTCGGAGACAACGGGGCTGCCGGCGGTCTTTTCCACCAGCATCTTGAACGATTCAAAGGTGAACAGCTCGTTCATCTCGCCGGTGGCTTCGCGCAGCAACAGTTCCAAAGAGGCGTCTGCACCTTCGAACTGATAGCCCTGATGCTCCAGATTTTTGATCTTGTCGATCACCTTGCGGGCTTGCTCGCTGCTTGGGTCGAGGCTCAAGCCCATATCCTGTGCTTTGGACAGGACATTGCTCTGGCCCGCCAGCTCGGAGACCAGCACCCGCTGCTTGTTGCCCACAAGCTCGGGAGCGATATGCTCATAGGTGCGGGAATCACGCAAAATGGCCGACACGTGGATGCCGCCTTTATGCGCAAAGGCGGCATTGCCTACATAAGGCTGATTCACCGGCAGGTTCACGTTGGCCACTTCGCTGATATAGTGGGCGGTATTGGTTAGCTGAGGCAAAGAATCGCCGGGGATACAGTGATACCCCATTTTGAGCTGCAGGGTAGGGATAATGGAGCACAGGTTGGCATTTCCGCAGCGTTCACCGTAGCCGTTGATCGTACCCTGCACCTGCCGCGCACCTGCGCTGATGGCACTGAGTGTATTTGCGACCGCGAGCTCGCAGTCGTTGTGGGTATGAATGCCGAGCGGGGCTCCAGGCAGCTGAAGAGCTAAGCCGGATACAATCTCCTGAATTTCATTCGGAAGAGTCCCGCCGTTCGTGTCGCACATGACCAGCCAATCCGCGCCGGCTTCACGGGCCGCTCCCAGGACGGCAGCAGCATATTCGGGATTGTTCTTATAACCGTCGAAAAAGTGCTCTGCATCAAAGATGACCTCAAGGCCTTTGCGCTTCAGATAGGCAATGGACTCACCGATCATCGCAAGGTTCTCTTCAAGGGTAGTCTGCAGTGCGGTGTGAACATGGAAGTCCCATGACTTCCCGACCAGAGTGGCCGCCGGAACACCGGCATCAATCATCCGCTGCAGGTTCTCGTCATGCTCGGTGATGGAATTCTTGCGCCGGGTGCTGCCGAATGCGGTGATTTTGGCATGCAGATGCAATTCCTTGACTCTTTTGAAAAACTCAATGTCCTTGTTATTGCTCCCCGGGATGCCACCTTCAATATAATGCACACCCAGATCATCGAGTTTCTTGGCAATCTTCAGCTTGTCATCTGCCGACAGACTGATGCCTTCACCTTGGGTGCCGTCACGCAACGTCGTATCGAAGATGGAAATGGACTTAGACATGAGAGTCCTCCTAAAAGTTTTTGAATTTTTATATTATAGCATTTTTACGCGGGAATGTAACAAAGAACTTTGGAGGAGATGCACACCTGGTTGACCTTGCGCCGGGAGAAGAGGTATGCTGAAACCAACAATGGAAACCCTAAGATAAGAAGGTAGATATTGTGCGGAATGTGGATCAATATTATCCGGCAAGCGGCAGGGTGATTCTGCATGTGGATATGAATGCTTTCTATTGCTCTGTGCATGAGGCGGAAGACCCGGATCAATATAAAGGAAAAGCAACGGCCGTTGCCGGCAGCGTGGAGCTCCGCAGGGGAATTATTGTTACCTGCTCCTATGCAGCGCGCAGACTCGGGATTTCAACAGGGATGCAGGTGCAGAAAGCACTGCGCATTTGTCCCTCGCTTCTGTTGATCAAGCCGGATTTTCATCTCTACCGCAAGTACTCTAATGCTTTTATGCAGATAGCCTACAGTTATACTCCGCTGCTGGAAGCTGTCTCGATAGATGAATGTTATCTGGATATTACTGGTTCACGCCAATTCGGGACCCCGCTGGAAATTGCCGAAGGTATTCAGCGGCGCATTATGGAGGAGCTTGGGCTGCCCTGCTCCATCGGCATCGCCC
This genomic interval carries:
- a CDS encoding DUF294 nucleotidyltransferase-like domain-containing protein; translation: METAEWNEDKRYLSIAAAGSPQELKARRIACQTVLLEQLNVIPVEEWLSRVNAMHDRIAGAAVSICEAQMKEAGYGPPPCAYSFIVFGSAGRQEATLWSDQDNGLIVEGEPDGIKKVYFEAFGVMLSNVLEEAGYEKCDGKVMCSEPLWRKTLPEWKRQLAGWMSQLEWEPIRYLIIASDMRHVAGNTALSTEWREALHAGFVNNEKLSTAVLRNTVRHKATLNLLGQVLTERFGDYAGGFDVKYGVYIPLVNIVRHLALLHGVRDSSTLKRLEQLAKLGKYEHLDDIRRAFLTAQRMRVNTPYAVQDGLLSSSDYIAESDLKNKQLLSELRDSLLLVRRLHKALQRQLRSAERRQS
- a CDS encoding TlpA family protein disulfide reductase encodes the protein MNKRNITVIAVIVFLAFLAIERTTQSEPEAVPAMEQQGSSKPASGAGKGQPAPAFTLQGVNGENYSVEGAREKAVLVNFWASWCEPCQQEAPALNALALKYKDVLDVYGINVTSQDYKPNAERFVKKYMLAFPVMYDLKGEIFDKYKGAVFPTNVLVDKNGVIAEVILGLLSPEELEKKIITLTGS
- a CDS encoding exonuclease domain-containing protein produces the protein MKEPNKGGGFWNNLRQGGMPSAIASIRGGETAQQTAQQMAFIRSLMREKRRPEVLHTPLSELETVIFDLETTGFSHQHGDEILSFGAVKVVGEEIKEEECFYTLVNCQTSIPEDITKLTGISEEMTSAAPSLIDGLHNFMSFVGQQVLVAHGSNHDKSFLNAALWKTSKVQLTHRVLDTMMLARWLEPHRSNYTLDELLAVHGIPIQGRHNALEDARMTAQLWVHYLREISKKKQVDTLGDLYAYLSRA
- the cimA gene encoding citramalate synthase — encoded protein: MSKSISIFDTTLRDGTQGEGISLSADDKLKIAKKLDDLGVHYIEGGIPGSNNKDIEFFKRVKELHLHAKITAFGSTRRKNSITEHDENLQRMIDAGVPAATLVGKSWDFHVHTALQTTLEENLAMIGESIAYLKRKGLEVIFDAEHFFDGYKNNPEYAAAVLGAAREAGADWLVMCDTNGGTLPNEIQEIVSGLALQLPGAPLGIHTHNDCELAVANTLSAISAGARQVQGTINGYGERCGNANLCSIIPTLQLKMGYHCIPGDSLPQLTNTAHYISEVANVNLPVNQPYVGNAAFAHKGGIHVSAILRDSRTYEHIAPELVGNKQRVLVSELAGQSNVLSKAQDMGLSLDPSSEQARKVIDKIKNLEHQGYQFEGADASLELLLREATGEMNELFTFESFKMLVEKTAGSPVVSEAFVKLKVGGDNLYTAAEGNGPVNALDNALRKALLTYFPQLKDMHLSDYKVRVLDEKDQTAAKVRVLIESKDYSDTWNTVGVSSNVIEASWEALVDSMRYALLGQISLENGTEISSGPRGLVNH
- a CDS encoding Mov34/MPN/PAD-1 family protein: MTAFQGNLQPIKLNASVQQALGKHMLTCYPHEACGVLLGAAAAGGMRIDRYLPMRNVAPDPLHAFVPDPQEWVAALYLKPAPVGIFHSHPHTAPWPSSADIRGLSSLGAEFQVYLIGSPGLSSSAPRLNGFLIGRHLDANGKPSCTLLQSTLTLC